The DNA region attttgtcaaagtgaatagcCATTTGTGACATTAACATGGCATATTCAATTTTGAAAGCCTGTTGCTATTTAtaataaatctaaaataaatatcataCCGATAAAGAACCGCTGTCTATGTAATACGATAGACGTTCATATGCAATAAATTCATTAACAAATGTTTTAGTTCCAATCAACTCAGCGACTATTCCACAGTCCTTCCATTCAACGCCCATCACAAATGCCAAAGGCATAAATAAATATGAGCAGATCATCTGTAAGAGAAAATGATAAATTTGATAAATGTTTAGtgcatattttaatatactaatCTGCCATGTTTTAACCTTGTTATGTaatgtttgtttcttttttattttaccacTTAGTGTCGTACTGTTTctattttaaccattttatcatattttaatgttttatatatatgaGAAGCAAGACAATTTTCAAGCCACAGTGCTTGatggaataaaataattgaattgaaaattgaattgaacagTTAGTACACATCTGCCATATATGTTCAAATGACCGACAACTTAACATCTTATCTGAAAGATGATATATCCTCTAGTAGAATAATAGCATAATTGTAGACTTACTTCAAATGTAAGGTTTTCAATTCCTACTCTTGTTCCTAGATAACCAAGTAAAGCATTAAGGAATGCTAGTAGGGCCAAGAAGGCAATAAGATTGACAGCAATGTTGGCGACCAGTCCAACTGCATTTGATGCACCAGTCGATGCTGCTTCAATGATGTTCCTTTCTTTactaaaagataaaaaattcatataaaattaGGTTTGATAAACAATGTCACATCCCAAAACCAGcatataattgtttgtttaaattgttatctCGTCAAAAACTGTTGAGGCATCATCACGCCTTGGGAAAATCTCTCTCATTACCTTTGATATGGaatatgtatacatttattaagctttactgttaagctctgtctacactatcaaactaatttgaaaaaaaaaggtgtggtgtgccaaaatatggtagtgatataacattatcaagtccatatatgggcatatcacatttttttttgtgtagtagtagtgtagacagagctttaggccagAAAAATGTGTTTCCCCAACACATTTCGAACCTTTCATCACACTGCAATGCATCAGATACATTGTTTGCCTaggatatatattttttttcaaatttgtataCTGCCCTCTCTAGTTTCAATGTAAATTCTTCAGATATTTAACCTTTCCAAATGGGAGGGACCTCTGTGAAACTTATgaacaaaacataaatattaagtTTACCCTTTTGGAAGAGTGACTTGCTCAACAGTTAAACTTTCAGATTTATCGACCTCTGGGTAGAAAAGCTTAGAAAGAGCTAGAGCCGCAGGAGCGGCCATTACAGATGCGCTGATTAAATGAGTTGCGCTGACACCGTATCCGATGTACGCTCCTAGAACCGTTCCAGCAATCGTTGCAAACCCACAAGACATCACTGCATGTAACTCAGACCTTGTCATTTTGTTTAAGAATGGTTGGATTAAAAGTGGCGCTTCCGTCtgaaaagaaaatacaaattagTTCATTATTTACACTGCACACCTTTCCACATTGCACTCATATCATATCAGTTAAATTTAACGTTCTTAATTCATGGTTATAAATATCATTTAGGACATTTTTTTCTAAGGTAGAAATATACTACCTAGAATGAATGAAttgtaaagccttgtctacactatcgaactagtttgacaaaaaaagtgtgcccaaatatggtagtgatacgacatcatcatgtccatatatgggcacattacatttttgtcacataaagtttgatagtatagacagagctttagagtagAGGACCTCTGCTGCACTAAGTTGGTATGTTTCCTTACCAAGTACCTTAtcattaaatgataaataataataaataaatcgtTACCTGTCCAATAAAGATGTTACCAGCTGCATTCAATGACTCACAAGCAGACGTATTCATGGTAGATGACATCACCCAAGCAATCTTACCAATCACAACTTGCATCACTCCAAGATAGTACAGAATGGAAATTACACTACTGAAGTATATAACAACTGGCAACAACTAAAAGATAGAGGGCACACTTTAGTTAAGTTTGCACTGTATGCAGGACATCATGggaattttattcaattttattcatACATAATTGACAtctagttatattatttatagatagAAAATTACTATgtagataatataaatatagaaatattaatcaataacaATGTCAATCTTTCATTCAATAATgcaatattaatttgtattttcaagtttatataaatttatataaataaatatttacaatttgaaatttcaattcaattttattttcataagataCATTATGCAATAACAATACATGAGAGttctttttttatcatcaatcattttaaatatgtttttaaaatgaatgccTCACCTTAAAAGCAAAAAAGTGGTTAACAAAGGAGTCACCAAAGACAAACTTAGCACCAGCATCAGAATAGCTTAAGAAAATCTTGACAAGGCCTCCAAGCCAATTGAAGGATTCGTAGCCAACCGTTGATCGCAACACAAACAATCCAAGTAGAAACTGAATAGTAAGGCCACACACAACTGGTCTCCAATTTACCTGAATATTAAAAGATTTATAATATGTTCTCTTTATTTCCCAAAATACTGAACAATTTACATCTTGTGGCCAAATGGCAAAGTGCAAGAATTGAGACAGCAGCAAAAAGGTAAAAAtcttaaaagaaaacaaaaagaaacaggcaccaaaaaaaaagtcaaaaaaGGCAATCTTATTTTTAAAGgttacaatttaatattataatactaaaGAAATAAGCACAGCGCCCTCTGGAGCGAATTATAAATGATGAGAATGCAACGTTGTTGCTTCTCCTGACTTTACAGCATCTGGCATGTATCAAATCAGTGTAATAAAAGTGTATTAAACAATGATTACCAGAACTATGTACTGTTAGTCAACTTTTACTTATACagataaatgtattttaaataagtttttaaGAAAGAGGAAGATGACTTACTTGTCTGGGATGTTTTGagaagacaaaacaaaagaGGATGATGCATATTGGTCCTAGTCCAGAAACAAGATGTTGTGGGTTGTCCTTGGTTGACATGCCAACGTAGGTAACAAACAACACAATGAGACAGAGGAAAAATggcctgtaaaaaaaaaaaggttggATTTAATAAATCTAATAAAACTATAGCTTATTTATCtaactttatttattacaaatttggCAAATAGCCCAAGAGGAAACCATGGGCCAACGCAGAAGTTACActgttgtaaaaaaaataaaaacaaagtcgTTGATGAGCATACATTGAATataaacacctaaataaatgAGGAATGACATTTAACATACAAACAGGATGTAGGAATACTTTGTATATAGTTTGACATGTTTGTATACAAAACATAGACAATAAAAAGGCAGTTTATGTTCAAAAGTGGTCATTATTCGACTATCTCAACACAGTAACCTCCAACAAACATTTATGCAagaatgtttttcttttctcatacacatccaacagtGAGTAttactcgccaattacagggttgataaactaatttattttatatcatgcttataaactaattctcatttgaggcttagggagtggagttggaagagtcgtgagttacaaccctgcactacgtcaggattgaaccccggaccttgggattggaaggcaagcattttaaccaccaagctacactAGAATATCTaacacaaaattaaaactgataataaaaaacattgtaTAAGTAATGTATTCACTAACCATTTCAGGATATACCAGTTGTGTGTGATTAAATCAGTGAACGGTTTTACTGCTTTGCATATTGTTTCTCCATAATGATCTCGAAGAAAACAATAGATAACGGCTGCAATGACTAAAACAGTAAGATACACTAACAATCTAGCACCTTCTGGATCATGTAGCCAGGAGAAAACAAGATACACAATCCAACCAATCGCAACCAACACCTTCACCCCACGCATTATGATCTCATGGTGTTCTCCATAAACCTCCTTTGCCCCCTCACATATCTCATCCAATGCCTGCAAGACAGGAAATAATTTTTCAAACTTTGAaagattgatttttttatatttattgaacaTTACATGATCAAATGTATAAATAACTACTCATTCGAACCATGACGTCATCACCTGCATTTTGTATAGTGATTGTGCGTCTAAATGCGTGTACTGcattgtgacaacaaaaatgtgatgtgcccttatatggacatgatgatgatgtcatatcactatcatatttgggcatatcactatcatgtatgggcacaacacactttttttgtcagattagtttgatagtgtagacagagcttaacagttAGGTAGTGCAATAAGGCTAGAACTATAGTAAACTTATTAAAATAGCACTCAACTTTGGTAAATTAACAATGTTTCatgtgttattaataataaacagacAGTACCAGGATGTCCTGAGTCTGCTCTTGACCTATTGACTGTAATCTATATGCACAACATGTGTCGTTATATTCATCACAAATTAATTCTCTAGTTCTATACAGGCAAATTTACACAAACGAGCGGTAACAGTAATACAAATATAGCATCTATGTTTAAAAAtcccttatgaccatttacacacaacgcagAGCGGACGGGCAAGTTCCGCTCAGGATACAGTAGATACAGATTCGATGTGGGACAAGCAATGCTGCTttccgcttgtctgtgtaaattggccttaactcTTTGAAATCAAAACATGTTTGCCTGCAAATTGGTGAAGTTGGTAATAAATGAGAGAATACTTACAGACCAAGGAATACATGACTTAGGTGGTACAGTCTGTACTTCTCCTTCTTCCATTTTCTTTAGTTGGACTTCCTCTGGAGGAGTGACGTCTGTTGGTCCATTGTACCCCTTCTTTAAACTGCCATTTCCATTTGGTTGATCAAATTTGTACACCTCTCCTTGTTCATCCATCTCGTATGTATTTtcctgtaaaaatgaaaaagagtacaataaaacattatatctAGAATACTTACAGGCTGTGCATCAAGATGGAGCGCGTtattgttacaaatatttgcaCTACACTTTGCATAATAAATTGCATCAAAACAATACGTTAGTACTTAAAAATAATCTAAAAATCTTGATCAGAATTTATAATTTCTgtacaataatgaaaataaaactagaAGAACCATTCAACACAATGAATATCACACTAAGATCAATCTACGATTTTGAAGACGTAAAAGTCACCTGTTTATTGGAAAGATCTTCATAACTCATCTTGAAAAACTAAAACTGACAACAAACAATAGTGTTGTACAACAAATATACCCAAAGCGGAGTGATACGGTCCTTTCAAAGTTTTCTACCAAACTAAACCAACAACCAATCAAGTTAAGTTTATATACTTGGAGTATTATTCCCAAGAGGTAAGTATCAATACATTGGTTTGAGGGCAGATTCCATCTCTACAGGTACATACAACATGCCTTTAGCAAGaaactataaattattattggtgAACTTCAGGTCAGAAACAATACTTAAAGTTCGCAACAGGTGAACACATCCAAAACAATCATAAAAAGTACTTCCATTCCTTTGAGAATAgctaaaaacattaaaccttAAAGTATAAATCTTGCTTGCTATTAAAAAAGATTGTTATGGAAATGGTACTGTGcatttatatcaatatcatttCACAGTACAATACAATGAGTTTTTAACATCATTTCCATTTAAgagcattattatttttaatttatgggAAATTATGTTTCAGAATACAATGCAAGCCAAAGTTCAGATGATCCGTCTCTTGCGATTTATATAGTCAAATTTTTTTAGCTGCATGTACGtacattgcgtcctagtgggaaccaagctttaacttgataaactgtttattttaaatcaaatcagCACTCCTAGGTTCAATAAGGTGATACCAACCCACACCTGATGGCCAAAAGGACCGATCAATATCTACTGGCATTCTCTCCAACGACTGCATTGAGCCTGAAGCTAAATTACAGTAGGTAACTTGCtgataatttaatttctaatctaatgaaaataattttggTTTACAGTTTCAAGCCCAAAGCACtgttacaatattttttaaatgatcaaAGTTTCATTTAATTAACTTTTAAGTTAAAAAACTTTTGGTTCACATAAAATGGTAAATGAAGAGTAAACAGATATAGTAACAACAGATAACTTTGTATAGTCCATAGCAAGACACTAGTATTATTACTGACTCAGATAACTTTGTATAGTGCATAGTAAGACACTAGTATTATTACTGACTTTGTACAgtattgtactactgtataaatacattTGATGTGTAGATAAATAAAAGTGTTACTTGTGCTCCTATTCAAAGATGCCATAATGTAGGTCTGTAAGAATGTAATATGTAGGTATATGGGTTACTGTAGATATGACATTATTGTATCTTAAGTCCAGAAAGGCACGTTTGGGTATGATCAAATGTGTAACATTTAAACCTCTAGGCTATAATTTCCTAAAATATTATCATCCACTTTTTCCTAAACTCCTAAAATAAAAAGTTTCTTGAATTTTCCTTTTTTTCCCTAAATTTATCACTATCTTATTTTACCCGATATAGATTTTGGAaccaaaataaacattgtttaattGAATATCTTGATCAAAATGATATAAAGTTCAAACAAGTTCTACAGTAGCCTGGGGATGAAACAATTCCAAGTAAGCTGTAAGCAGTCTCTCTTGGAGCTTTGCTGTATCAGTAGCAAATGTACTATGCTCCGGATACATGTACAGGTACTATAGAAAAAGCTGGAACCAATGAGGTATTTATAAAACGTGCCATTATCTATAGGAATACATTGAAAACTGCCAAGTTTGATTATGCTTTTATCTGAATCTTGGGCTTCTGGCATTACATGAAATACTATATATACCCACTACAGTAATTCATTAaatgaactactgtatatacCCACTACAGTAATTCATTACatgaactactgtatatacCCACTACAGTAATTCATTAAATGAAAAATGTGCAAATAAGGAGGATTGAGTATCTACAGTATTGTACAATGGTAGTGATTCAACTTGACCTTGGTCTCTTACAAAttcattgaaaaatatttaaaatgttgaaaagaaCCAAATAAATAACGAAATGGAACAGTTTTTCATGCCTTCCCCTTAATCAAACTTTGAAGCAGCATATACTTTGTAAAAAGTAAATACCTGTAAGTATTTCTTTATAAATGGTCAgagtttgttttaaaaaattgaatcaTTTCCATTATAATTTCAAGATCAAGCAAGGACTCCAACGACTAGAATTCTAAACTATTATCTTATGCTGGTATTGTTACAGTTAATCTATAGTAAAGCCATTGctcataaaataaaagatgatcAAATCCTGGATTATATAAGTAGAggtaaaattttaaataaaaatattctaacCATTTCTGTATTCCACCATTCCTAACTAAACTAAGTGTAACTAAAAATGTAGAAACTAGCTCAATTTgaaaatttttaaattgtttttttttttcaactttacAATAGACAACAGTGTTGATCTATATTCTTGTTGGATAGgtatttatttagaatttatGCTTATTGTACTCTTTGCAACGTCATATATCAATCAATTTGCTCCAATATACATTTACCAAAGTCAACtagatttaattgattttatataGTCTTTCTAACAGGtgtattttgattgatttattatagGAAATGAAAACAGTCAAAACAATTTAACAGATATTAGGGCACTGGGCCAATTGGGTTCAAAAAATATCAGCTGTTTCTCAACATCACTAATTAgtcacaaaatataaacaatactgtattcaaaacaaatgtatttctttttagtcgcgtggacgcaactctatagttcactatgtcggtcggtctgtctgtcggtccggtatcactatcactatgcgttttatcgctttctgaccttatcttgatatcagtttaatctagctaagtcaatttttcacagtatattccttatggccaggaatcgatgtggttatgttttcacggtgcacaataaaaaattatgcggtctacgcacgatttaacgaaatcacgtttgtaattatatcttcacaaccatgaatcacaattaaataaaatttggtactcataaatttcagggcataaatcatcatatggcaatacaattacgtgcgtagcgcatgcgtacgcgcgcttaaaatttaaaaaaattattttcgatgaaataagagtacgtttcaggcaattttaagcgtttacaaaattgccatgcgtgcgcactgcgcgttaaatgttgttgcgcactctttttgcccgatttctgttttcttgacttacttttcaactcgaaattacgttatacgagcacgtcaaaagtgacaggctacgcacgtgtaaattaaaaaaatataaatgtttttaaacatttcaacatttttaaacatgttcagtaatttcggtcagttggtaggttagTCGgaaaacactaatgagcacgtgactgcagccatctatatggccttgtttaaatacaatgtaTAATACACAATATACTGCTGTATACTCgtaattataaatgtaattttttatctGTTCATTTTTTATGTGTCAATGTTACCAAAAAATGGATTTATTTCTCGTATCAGTttactttttaataattgtgttgaaAAAGATAATTCTATTGACCCTTTTTTGATAGTTATCAatgttttttgtaaaaatatatgtGAAATATTTACAGGTTCTATTATGTTTTAATACATCTTGtactgttttaaatatttttaatccatttattAGTGGCTGCAGATTTCCCGCTGTTGACTGTGacggaaaataaataaatatttctacaGATACAGTTAACACTCATGAGTCTCAACAAAATaccaacaaattaaattaaaggttatgcatattattaaatatgaaacTAACTGTTTAAATGCTGTACATCATGCTGCTGTCTGGACAATTATGTCTAGGACATGTGTCCCTTATGGGCAGAAAAGGTCAAGAGGTCATAACCCTAAAATCGGTGAAGTCACTACTGTGGCACAACACCCctaagggcgcgtttatacaacacgctattacacgcatattttacacgcctacgagaagtgtgttgtataacaacaaagagattccgtgtaatgagattttaattgcaaaaaaggctacttggctgaatcctaaaatttggtggattcccggtcgccgttaccgtgttggaagtgtcctcagggtatattttgacttctcgttaaaacaggtcgtaatgtcaatcatgtcatgcgacgttgctaacaagattgggcccatttattgctgcttcgctgccagcaatcatcaTCCTACCAcgtcttaagcgtggttcccacgcactagcgacgcaacacaaggacgtaacgcaacgcaagtgaattgaccaccaatcacaatcgatgctttattcgcttgtgattgctaactgtctataacttcgcttgtcattggttaaaacgcttgcgttgcgtttacgtccttgcgttagtaacgttctagtgggaaccaagctttacgccTAGTTACTGTAGCATAGtggggccaactcgtagtggtagtaggcctctatcgtttcccattccaaacagaataaaaaataacatcgcaaaaatggcatcttcttccatagtgtatagatgaaacaatgaaacccttaaaataactttta from Antedon mediterranea chromosome 2, ecAntMedi1.1, whole genome shotgun sequence includes:
- the LOC140039934 gene encoding solute carrier family 28 member 3-like isoform X2, whose protein sequence is MSYEDLSNKQENTYEMDEQGEVYKFDQPNGNGSLKKGYNGPTDVTPPEEVQLKKMEEGEVQTVPPKSCIPWSALDEICEGAKEVYGEHHEIIMRGVKVLVAIGWIVYLVFSWLHDPEGARLLVYLTVLVIAAVIYCFLRDHYGETICKAVKPFTDLITHNWYILKWPFFLCLIVLFVTYVGMSTKDNPQHLVSGLGPICIILFCFVFSKHPRQVNWRPVVCGLTIQFLLGLFVLRSTVGYESFNWLGGLVKIFLSYSDAGAKFVFGDSFVNHFFAFKLLPVVIYFSSVISILYYLGVMQVVIGKIAWVMSSTMNTSACESLNAAGNIFIGQTEAPLLIQPFLNKMTRSELHAVMSCGFATIAGTVLGAYIGYGVSATHLISASVMAAPAALALSKLFYPEVDKSESLTVEQVTLPKGKERNIIEAASTGASNAVGLVANIAVNLIAFLALLAFLNALLGYLGTRVGIENLTFEMICSYLFMPLAFVMGVEWKDCGIVAELIGTKTFVNEFIAYERLSYYIDSGSLSARSQVIVTYALCGFANIGSVGIQIGGLSSLAPGKKSELASVAIRALITGTLTSFMTASVAGLLYVPAVESGLLADAVANLTTASTEYMTTVL
- the LOC140039934 gene encoding solute carrier family 28 member 3-like isoform X1, with protein sequence MDTSYVQGSPDSGNFSIHIHDGKSPQKKAVRALENTYEMDEQGEVYKFDQPNGNGSLKKGYNGPTDVTPPEEVQLKKMEEGEVQTVPPKSCIPWSALDEICEGAKEVYGEHHEIIMRGVKVLVAIGWIVYLVFSWLHDPEGARLLVYLTVLVIAAVIYCFLRDHYGETICKAVKPFTDLITHNWYILKWPFFLCLIVLFVTYVGMSTKDNPQHLVSGLGPICIILFCFVFSKHPRQVNWRPVVCGLTIQFLLGLFVLRSTVGYESFNWLGGLVKIFLSYSDAGAKFVFGDSFVNHFFAFKLLPVVIYFSSVISILYYLGVMQVVIGKIAWVMSSTMNTSACESLNAAGNIFIGQTEAPLLIQPFLNKMTRSELHAVMSCGFATIAGTVLGAYIGYGVSATHLISASVMAAPAALALSKLFYPEVDKSESLTVEQVTLPKGKERNIIEAASTGASNAVGLVANIAVNLIAFLALLAFLNALLGYLGTRVGIENLTFEMICSYLFMPLAFVMGVEWKDCGIVAELIGTKTFVNEFIAYERLSYYIDSGSLSARSQVIVTYALCGFANIGSVGIQIGGLSSLAPGKKSELASVAIRALITGTLTSFMTASVAGLLYVPAVESGLLADAVANLTTASTEYMTTVL